In Zea mays cultivar B73 chromosome 7, Zm-B73-REFERENCE-NAM-5.0, whole genome shotgun sequence, the following proteins share a genomic window:
- the LOC103633130 gene encoding putative E3 ubiquitin-protein ligase RF298 isoform X2 gives MSTIATPPPPIAQEKAASRNKRKYRAEPPSAELGPYGLEYPLTADCMGFEFMSPEKAAMAAAVAAAEGVSLDLLQNSCEKCKDLHPTAEELLDCQRYVNWSDPNETQLEEILLKSLGTTFDNAVSLITTMGYSEAVARAAVVRAAAQYNWRESLAGFGEAAVEVLKTEGDMLPREGASVEDMRRIEQAVLGSMVMWVNEAQPLCTTGDVMFCLLMSDMNVANASAMDYNTSSLPSVAAQVIAQPDAGNYVTGSGSNLSVSITNPQTGVTFRGKLTPMPPGSYGAVKADSSMAPASLNVSSTKPSVPGKTQCVIPNIEPKEQPVPIHDHSEDQPFVAAATQSVKNDKPSPSKRGGSKRDSLHRQKLTSFDKSSRALGSKGSLRSGKHSYSASAVLERKCRSFSDSTTSNLKGASRVAKGFAASISGSEVSADLSFTGTLSPSPSFDAKIVSNSNPAPTASTDLSLSLPSSSDSLTPSSNHDSITEGVDSSSKINFSYDEEQKVWIPQDKKDKIVLILVQRQKELQAHMHDWTDWAQQKVMQVAHRLAKEKDELQSLRKEKEEADRLQEERHHLEESTRKKLLEMESAISRANAQLEKAEASARRREVENAQLTLQMEAAKRHAAESATNISELLKKDENSRKRSQRWESDRALLQEELAAQKSRLFRVQEQLQHAKELKDQVQARWKQEEAAKTEAIALVTSVRKERGQIETSMRSEENLLHLKAANDAQRYKSEIRVLEQRIAQLKVSLDSSRVAAPKWGADNKSYALHLSEGRKNNNAQVLSNTAVPQGLDFDDIQRDRECVMCLSEEMSVVFLPCAHQVVCAKCSDLHEKQGMKECPSCRAPIQRRVRARPAGC, from the exons ATGTCTACTATCGCGACCCCGCCGCCGCCGATTGCGCAAGAGAAGGCCGCCAGCCGGAATAAGCGCAAGTACCGTGCCGAGCCACCTTCCGCCGAGTTGGGCCCATACGGGCTGGAGTACCCGCTGACGGCGGACTGCATGGGATTCGAGTTTATGTCGCCTGAGAAGGCTGCCATGGCAGCAGCGGTAGCCGCTGCCGAGGGTGTCAGCCTTGACCTCCTCCAGAACTCGTGCGAAAAGTGCAAAGATCTCCACCCTACTGCGGAGGAGTTACTGGACTGCCAACGATATGTGAATTGGAGCGACCCAAACGAGACGCAGCTGGAGGAGATCCTTCTCAAGAGTCTGGGCACCACCTTTGACAATGCTGTGAGTCTGATCACCACAATGGGCTACTCTGAGGCGGTTGCACGGGCTGCTGTTGTGCGGGCAGCTGCGCAATACAACTGGAGGGAGAGCCTTGCAGGGTTTGGAGAGGCAGCAGTTGAGGTTCTCAAGACGGAAGGGGACATGTTGCCGAGGGAGGGTGCCTCTGTTGAAGACATGAGGAGGATTGAGCAGGCTGTGCTTGGTAGTATGGTTATGTGGGTAAATGAGGCTCAGCCACTCTGCACCACAGGCGATGTAATGTTTTGCTTGCTTATGTCTGACATGAACGTGGCAAATGCCAGTGCCATGGACTACAATACTTCTTCCCTCCCATCTGTTGCTGCTCAAGTTATTGCCCAACCAGACGCGGGGAACTATGTTACTGGTTCAGGTTCAAATTTATCAGTTTCTATTACCAACCCACAGACTGGCGTTACATTCCGTGGAAAACTTACCCCAATGCCACCGGGCTCTTATGGTGCTGTAAAAGCTGATTCGTCAATGGCACCAGCAAGCCTCAATGTGTCAAGTACCAAACCCTCGGTGCCGGGCAAGACTCAGTGTGTGATACCAAATATTGAGCCAAAAGAACAACCTGTTCCTATACATGATCATTCAGAGGACCAACCATTTGTTGCTGCTGCGACACAATCTGTGAAAAATGACAAGCCATCCCCAAGCAAGAGGGGGGGCTCTAAGAGGGACTCCTTGCATCGACAGAAGTTGACAAGCTTTGATAAAAGTTCCCGAGCATTGGGTTCCAAAGGTTCTCTTAGGTCTGGCAAGCATAGCTATTCGGCCAGTGCGGTATTGGAGAGGAAGTGCCGGTCATTTTCAGATTCTACTACTAGCAACTTGAAGGGTGCATCAAGAGTTGCTAAAGGGTTTGCTGCAAGCATATCTGGATCAGAAGTATCAGCTGACCTTTCCTTTACTGGTACCCTTTCCCCTTCTCCATCATTTGATGCCAAGATAGTTAGTAACTCAAACCCAGCACCTACTGCTAGCACAGATCTTTCATTGTCATTGCCCTCCTCAAGTGATAGTTTAACACCATCTTCGAATCATGATTCCATTACCGAGGGAGTGGACTCTAGTAGCAAAATTAATTTTTCGTATGATGAAGAACAGAAGGTCTGGATCCCACAAGATAAAAAGGATAAAATTGTCTTGATTCTTGTTCAGAGGCAGAAAGAACTGCAAGCACATATGCATGACTGGACAGACTGGGCCCAGCAGAAAGTGATGCAGGTCGCACACCGACTTGCAAAGGAGAAGGATGAACTTCAGTCACTCAGGAAAGAGAAGGAAGAGGCTGACCGCCTGCAAGAGGAGAGGCACCATTTGGAAGAGAGTACTCGGAAAAAGCTTCTGGAGATGGAGTCTGCAATTTCTAGGGCAAATGCTCAGCTGGAGAAAGCAGAAGCTTCTGCTCGCAGACGTGAGGTTGAGAATGCACAACTCACGTTACAGATGGAAGCTGCAAAGCGACATGCAGCAGAGTCAGCAACAAATATTTCAGAGCTTTTAAAGAAAGACGAGAACAGCCGTAAAAGGTCTCAGCGTTGGGAATCTGATAGAGCCCTATTACAAGAGGAACTTGCAGCACAAAAGAGCAGGTTATTTCGGGTTCAAGAACAACTCCAGCATGCTAAAGAGCTAAAGGATCAAGTGCAG GCAAGGTGGAAACAAGAGGAGGCTGCAAAGACTGAGGCAATTGCCCTTGTAACCTCAGTGAGGAAAGAGAGAGGGCAAATTGAGACCTCCATGAGGTCAGAAGAGAATTTGCTGCATCTCAAAGCAGCGAATGACGCACAAAGATACAAGAGTGAGATCCGTGTCCTTGAGCAGCGTATTGCGCAGCTGAAGGTGTCATTGGACTCTTCAAGGGTTGCTGCCCCCAAGTGGGGAGCCGACAATAAATCCTATGCATTGCATCTTTCTGAAGGGAGAAAGAACAACAATGCCCAAGTTTTGTCCAACACAGCAGTACCCCAAGGTCTCGATTTTGACGATATACAGCGCGACCGGGAGTGCGTCATGTGCTTGAGCGAGGAGATGTCCGTGGTGTTCCTCCCCTGCGCCCACCAGGTCGTCTGTGCCAAATGCAGCGACCTCCATGAGAAGCAAGGTATGAAGGAATGCCCTTCGTGCCGGGCCCCCATCCAGCGCAGGGTGCGCGCCCGCCCCGCCGGTTGCTAG